In Esox lucius isolate fEsoLuc1 chromosome 6, fEsoLuc1.pri, whole genome shotgun sequence, the following proteins share a genomic window:
- the LOC105026567 gene encoding lysophosphatidylserine lipase ABHD12-like — MRKRTGNRHSKEQTIGVEAGVASAQLKPSSHFLWWFKRGLLAVCFIYVSVPFMMQPYIIKKIVYSYRVRVPLFIDHSQPAELSLNHTVNMYLTSEQGISLGVWHTVPESQWKEAQGKDLEWYQKSLGDGSPIFIYLHGNTNTRAASHRVGVVKVLSALGYHALSFDYRGFGDSSGEPTEVGLTTDALYLYHWVKARSGNSLVIFWGHSLGTGVSTNTAVKLMEQGIIVDGVILEGAFANTRWAGSFHPFAWYYWNFPGFEYLNPLPEYNLTFPNDENLKMMRSPLLILHAEDDHLAPIDIAQQLYEIAQAAQKSENGVKMIRFNGSLGYLHNGLYKDPHLPDIIREFVHSLSP, encoded by the exons ATGAGAAAGAGGACTGGAAACCGTCACTCCAAGGAGCAGACGATTGGAGTTGAAGCTGGGGTGGCGAGTGCACAGCTAAA acctagCTCCCATTTTTTGTGGTGGTTCAAAAGAGGActtttggctgtgtgtttcatttATGTTTCAGTGCCTTTCATGATGCAACCTTACATCATAAAAAAGATTGTGTATTCTTACAGAG TCAGGGTCCCATTATTCATCGACCATAGCCAGCCAGCCGAACTGTCTCTTAACCATACAGTGAACATGTACCTTACATCAGAGCAAGGAATCTCATTGGGTGTATG GCACACAGTCCCCGAAAGTCAGTGGAAAGAAGCACAAGGAAAGGACTTGGAATGGTACCAAAAGTCTTTGGGAGATGGAAGTCCGATCTTCATTTATCTCCATGgaaatacaaacacaag ggCAGCAAGTCATCGTGTGGGAGTAGTAAAG GTCCTCAGTGCACTGGGATACCATGCTTTGTCTTTTGACTACAGAG GCTTTGGGGACTCCAGCGGGGAGCCCACTGAAGTTGGACTAACCACTGATGCCCTCTACCTGTACCACTGGGTTAAAGCTCGCAGTGGAAACAGTCTGGTGATATTCTGGGGACACTCCCTTGGCACTGG GGTTTCCACCAATACTGCAGTCAAACTAATGGAACAAG GGATTATAGTTGATGGTGTTATCCTTGAGGGAGCTTTTGCCAACACTCGATGGGCTGGTTCATTTCATCCATTTGCCTGG TATTATTGGAACTTCCCTGGTTTTGAGTACTTGAACCCATTGCCAGAATACAATTTAACTTTTCCTAATGATGAAAA CTTGAAAATGATGAGGAGTCCCCTCCTGATCCTTCATGCTGAGGATGACCACCTAGCGCCTATTGACATTGCTCAGCAG CTGTATGAAATAGCACAGGCAGCCCAGAAGTCAGAGAATGGAGTAAAGATGATACGGTTTAATGGATCGCTTGGCTACCTTCATAATGGGTTGTATAAAGACCCTCACCTGCCAGACATCATTCG GGAATTTGTACATTCATTGTCCCCTTAA
- the tm9sf3 gene encoding transmembrane 9 superfamily member 3: MGSSRWKIAVVVFLSLAELLLPIEADEHEHTYTDKEEVVLWMNTVGPYHNRQETYKYFSLPFCVGTKKTISHYHETLGEALQGVELEFSGLDIKFKDEVMQTTYCEIELDKAKRDAFVYAIRNHYWYQMYIDDLPIWGIVGEADENGEDHYLWTYKKLEIGFNGNRIVDVNLTSEGKVKLVPNTRIAMSYSVKWKKSDVKFEDRFDKYLDPSFFQHRIHWFSIFNSFMMVIFLVGLVSMILMRTLRKDYARYSKEEEMDDMDRDLGDEYGWKQVHGDVFRPSSHPMIFSSLIGSGCQIFSVSFIVIIVAMIEDLYTERGSMLSTAIFVYAATSPVNGYFGGSLYAKQGGRRWIKQMFIGAFLIPAMVCGTAFFINFIAMYYHASRAIPFGTMVAVCCICLFVILPLNLVGTILGRNLSGQPNFPCRVNAVPRPIPEKKWFMEPAVIVCLGGILPFGSIFIEMYFIFTSFWAYKIYYVYGFMMLVLVILCIVTVCVTIVCTYFLLNAEDYRWQWTSFLSAASTAVYVYMYSFYYYFFKTKMYGLFQTSFYFGYMAVFSTSLGIMCGAVGYVGTSAFVRKIYTNVKID; this comes from the exons ATGGGGTCTTCCAGGTGGAAAATTGCAGTGGTGGTCTTTCTCTCGCTTGCCGAGTTATTATTGCCGATAGAGGCAGATGAACACGAACACACG TACACAGATAAAGAAGAGGTGGTTTTATGGATGAATACAGTGGGTCCTTACCACAACAGACAAGAAACATACAAGTACTTCTCTCTGCCATTCTGTGTGGGCACCAAAAAGACCATTAGCCACTACCATGAGACACTAGGAGAGGCTCTACAGGGAGTCGAGCTGGAGTTCAGCGGCCTTGACATCAAGTTCAAAG ATGAAGTCATGCAAACCACATATTGTGAAATCGAGCTGGACAAAGCCAAACGTGATGCCTTTGTATATGCCATTAGGAATCATTATTGGTACCAAATGTACATTGATGATCTACCGATCTGGG GTATTGTTGGTGAGGCTGATGAGAATGGAGAGGACCATTATCTGTGGACTTACAAGAAATTGGAGATCGGCTTCAATGGCAACCGAATCGTCGATGTCAACCTGACAAGCGAAGGCAAAGTGAAACTTGTGCCTAACACAAGGATTGCAATGTCGTACTCT GTGAAGTGGAAGAAGTCTGATGTGAAGTTTGAAGATCGCTTTGACAAGTATCTTGATCCGTCTTTTTTCCAACACAGA ATTCACTGGTTTTCCATATTCAACTCCTTCATGATGGTTATCTTCTTGGTGGGCCTGGTGTCCATGATTCTGATGAGAACGCTCCGGAAAGACTACGCCAGATACAGCAAAGAGGAAGAAATGGATGACATG GACCGGGACCTCGGAGACGAGTACGGCTGGAAGCAGGTCCACGGAGACGTGTTCCGACCCTCCAGCCATCCTATGATCTTCTCCTCCCTGATTGGCTCTGGGTGCCAgatcttctctgtctctttcattgTCATCATTGTGGCCATGATCGAGGACCTGTACACAGA GAGGGGATCCATGCTGAGCACGGCCATCTTTGTGTACGCCGCAACCTCTCCCGTCAACGGATATTTTGGCGGAAGCTTGTACGCGAAACAAGGAG GCAGGCGGTGGATTAAACAGATGTTTATTGGGGCTTTTCTGATCCCCGCTATGGTCTGCGGCACGGCCTTCTTCATCAACTTTATCGCCATGTACTACCATGCCTCGCGAGCCATTCCATTTGGGACCATG GTGGCGGTTtgctgtatttgtttatttgtcatCCTGCCACTCAACCTCGTGGGCACCATTCTGGGCAGAAACCTCTCCGGCCAGCCCAACTTTCCCTGTCGAGTCAATGCGGTGCCCCGGCCAATCCCAGAGAAGAAATG GTTCATGGAGCCCGCTGTCATTGTCTGTCTGGGAGGAATCCTTCCTTTCGGTTCCATTTTCATTGAAAT GTACTTTATCTTCACTTCGTTTTGGGCGTACAAGATATATTATGTGTACGGGTTCATGATGTTGGTCCTCGTGATCCTCTGCATcgtcactgtgtgtgtcaccattGTCTGCACTTACTTCTTGCTCAACGCTGAAGACTACAGATG GCAATGGACAAGCTTTCTCTCTGCTGCATCCACTGCGGTTTATGTTTACATGTATTCCTTCTACTACTATTTCTTCAAAACAAA AATGTATGGACTGTTCCAGACATCCTTTTACTTTGGCTATATGGCTGTCTTCAGTACTTCTTTGGGAATCATGTGTG GAGCTGTCGGCTATGTGGGAACAAGTGCCTTTGTGAGGAAGATCTACACAAATGTGAAAATTGACTAG
- the prdx3 gene encoding thioredoxin-dependent peroxide reductase, mitochondrial (The RefSeq protein has 1 substitution compared to this genomic sequence), with product MAATIGRLLKTSAKVASGGLKVTASPHGTTLSKASRTFACLALQRTCFSTSTARWTPVVTQHAPHFKATAVHNGEFKEMSLDDFKGKYLVLFFYPLDFTFVCPTEIISFSDKANEFHDINCEVVGVSVDSHFTHLAWINTPRKAGGLGHIHIPLLADLNKQVSRDYGVLLEGPGIALRGLFIIDPNGVVKHMSVNDLPVGRSVDETLRLVRAFQFVETHGEVCPASWTPDSPTIKPTPEGSKEYFNKVHD from the exons ATGGCAGCCACCATTGGGAGACTACTCAAGACCTCT GCAAAGGTTGCTTCTGGAGGACTGAAAGTAACAGCCTCGCCTCATGGAACTACATTGAGCAAGGCCTCAAGAACTTTCGCTTGTCCGGCACTACAGAGAACCTGTTTCTCAACCA GTACTGCTAGGTGGACTCCAGTAGTAACTCAACATGCACCACATTTTAAAGCTACTGCTGTCCACAATGGAGAGTTTAAAGAGATGAGCCTTGATGACTTCAAGGGCAAATATCTGGTCCTTTTCTTCTACCCACTGGATTT caCGTTCGTTTGCCCAACAGAAATCATCTCGTTCAGTGACAAGGCCAACGAGTTCCATGACATTAATTGTGAAGTGGTGGGTGTGTCAGTGGATTCTCACTTTACCCACCTGGCATGGATAAATACCCCACGCAAG GCTGGGGGTTTGGGGCACATTCATATCCCCCTGCTGGCAGACCTCAACAAACAGGTTTCCAGGGACTATGGTGTACTTCTGGAGGGGCCTGGCATTGCACTGAG GGGACTGTTTATCATCGATCCAAATGGTGTAGTGAAGCACATGAGTGTGAACGACCTGCCAGTGGGCCGCTCCGTCGATGAGACGCTGCGTCTGGTGAGGGCCTTCCAGTTTGTGGAGACTCACGGTGAAGTGTGTCCTGCTAGCTGGACCCCTGATTCTCCTACA ATCAAGCCAACTCCCGAAGGTTCGAAGGAGTACTTTAACAAAGTCCATGACTAA